The Flavobacteriales bacterium nucleotide sequence TTGGGCCATTGAGCCGCGTGCTGGTAGGCTATGCCAGTGGAAAAGAGGAATTCGTCGAAAATGTAAATGCGGTACTTGCAAAATTGGACGTGCCGGCTACAGCCTTGTTCTCAACACTTGGCAGAACAGCTGCGCGTGTGATCGAAACGAAATTGACCGCGGATTGGGGGCTCGAATTCATGGGCAACCTCTTTTCGAACATCAAGAACGGCGATGAGCGCATGGCGAACACCGAGAAGTTCGAGAAGGACACCTGGCCGGCAGAAGCAAAAGGCGTTGGCCTCATGGAAGCCCCCCTTGGAGCACTGGCACACTGGATCGTGATCGAAGATCAAAAGATCAAGAACTACCGGCTCGTAGTTCCTTCAACTTGGAATTCATCGCCCCGGGACCCCGCTGGCCAACGTTCCTCGTACGAAGAGGCCTTATTAGGCACTCCGGTTGCCGATCCGGAGCAACCGGTCGAGATATTCCGAACGCTGCACAGCTTCGATCCTTGTATGGCCTGTGCAGTGCATTTGTACGACGATCAGGGAAATGAATACGACCACGAACTCGAAATATTCTGATCATGAGAGGAGCTAGAGCCGCACAGAAAGCAGAGTTGGACCACAAGGTCATGCGCAGGGTATATGTTTTTTCCTTGCCCATTCGATTCTTCCATTGGATCAATGCACCGGCGATCATTGTGTTGATCGTCACTGGTTTGATTATGGCGAATCCGCCCGCTATTCAGCAAGGGCAAGAAGCTAGCTTTGGCTACTGGTTCGGAACGGTCCGATTCATTCACTTCGCATCGGCCTACATTTTTACGGTCGGATTCGCCTTTAGGATGTATTGGATGTTCGCGGGCAACAAATACGAGAGGTGGGAGAATTTCATCAGCATGAACAAGGCTTTTTGGAAAGATCTGGTGAAGGTGATCCAGATGGACGTTCTGCTAAA carries:
- the cybH gene encoding Ni/Fe-hydrogenase, b-type cytochrome subunit, whose protein sequence is MRGARAAQKAELDHKVMRRVYVFSLPIRFFHWINAPAIIVLIVTGLIMANPPAIQQGQEASFGYWFGTVRFIHFASAYIFTVGFAFRMYWMFAGNKYERWENFISMNKAFWKDLVKVIQMDVLLKKNKQHFAIDHNALAGFSYFMLFVLMLLMVLTGFALYSSMSPSWFPQLLDWVTGVLGGDIITRQVHHVAMWAFVIFIIIHVYLVFYHDYVEGHGEISSMGGGWKFIEEDCLEKEDCNHE